The Fusobacterium sp. IOR10 region AAATAAAAAAGTTAAATATTATGGGGATATGGTACAGGCTAAAAATAATGTGAAAATACTCTTTAAAGAAATAAAAAATAGAAAGGAAGAGTTAGGTATAGTCTTTGATAAAAAATTAGATATAAATAATACTGGGCTTATAGGGGAAGAATATACTGGAATGACAACTACAATGGGAGATTTGGATAGTAAAAGATTATCTACCAATTCTAATTTTGCAGCTTATTTCATAAAATTGTTTAAAGATAACAATTTAAAAGAAGGAGATCTAGTATTTGTTAATATGTCTAGTTCATTTCCAGGAATAAATTTATCATTAATATCAGCTTTAGACACATTGAATCTCAAGGGAATACTTATTAATTCCATAGGCTCATCAATGTACGGGGCTAATAATGAAGAGTTTACATTTTTAGAAATGAATAAATATCTCTATAATAAGGGATTAATAAAAAATGAAGTTTCAGCTTATTCCTGGGGTGGAGATTGGGATATTGGAGGAAATTTTTTACCAGAGGTTAAATTAAAAATAGAAGAAAGAATTAAAGATTATAAAATAAAAATGTTTTACAATAAAAATTTACAAGGAAATTTAAATGAAAGATGTAATTACTATAATTCCTTTGGTGAACCTAAATTATTTATAAATATAGGTGGAAATTTATTATTTGAAAAATTAATGAAAAGGTATGAAAATAAAGGAATAAAAACAATTTCAGTATTGAACTTAAAGTTTTATGCAAGTAAATTAGGTTTGTCAATAAAAGAAAAAAATAATATTGAAAATATACCAATTTATTATAAATCTAGGAAAAATATTTTTCAAATAATTATAATTATAATTTTTATAATAGGGTTAATTATTTTTAGAAAATTAAGATGAATATTTGTGAGAATACCACCAAATTTGACATTTAAAAGATTATATGATGAACTATATATAGATTAAATACATTTGTGTCTTTTTTAGAGACAAAATTAATAGTGAAGTAAACGCTGGTAGTAGGAAATAATTTATTATATTAATAAATTACAGGTAATTATAATTCTGAAATTAACGTGGAAAAACTAAATTGAATAGAACTGGGGCTTATCTAGGGTCATTTTTTAATGGCAATGGATTAAACTAATAATTTAAAAGTAAAAGCACTCTAACTCTATGTGTTGGAAACAATTACATAAAGTCAGTGTGCTTTTTTTTGTTTTTTAAAAATTATGGAGGTAGAATGGAAGGTGAAATTAGTGGAGAAAAAAGTTGAGGTA contains the following coding sequences:
- the pgsW gene encoding poly-gamma-glutamate system protein is translated as MKSKILYIQCILILLVYIIGNNMPNKKVKYYGDMVQAKNNVKILFKEIKNRKEELGIVFDKKLDINNTGLIGEEYTGMTTTMGDLDSKRLSTNSNFAAYFIKLFKDNNLKEGDLVFVNMSSSFPGINLSLISALDTLNLKGILINSIGSSMYGANNEEFTFLEMNKYLYNKGLIKNEVSAYSWGGDWDIGGNFLPEVKLKIEERIKDYKIKMFYNKNLQGNLNERCNYYNSFGEPKLFINIGGNLLFEKLMKRYENKGIKTISVLNLKFYASKLGLSIKEKNNIENIPIYYKSRKNIFQIIIIIIFIIGLIIFRKLR